In a single window of the bacterium genome:
- the trxA gene encoding thioredoxin, translating to MAGIQDVSSQAFDAVIRDSQVPVLVDFWADWCAPCKAMEPMLEEMNQLLGGRVRFVKVNVDEARQIAIRYQIQSVPTLLVFQAGRPVDTITGVPPRFTLRDRIEKHVL from the coding sequence ATGGCCGGCATCCAGGACGTCAGCAGCCAAGCCTTCGACGCCGTCATTCGCGATTCGCAAGTGCCTGTCCTGGTTGATTTTTGGGCCGATTGGTGCGCTCCCTGCAAGGCCATGGAGCCGATGCTCGAGGAGATGAACCAGCTCCTCGGCGGCCGCGTCCGCTTCGTCAAGGTGAACGTGGACGAGGCCAGGCAGATCGCCATTCGGTACCAAATCCAGAGCGTGCCGACGCTGCTGGTCTTCCAGGCCGGGCGGCCGGTGGACACCATCACCGGGGTGCCGCCGCGCTTCACCCTGCGGGATCGCATTGAAAAACATGTGTTGTAG
- a CDS encoding AAA family ATPase, producing the protein MEKNYDVEVLTERVERESRFVRAISEELGTVIVGQHYLVDRLLIGLLCGGHVLLEGLPGLAKTLAVSSLAGTIRAQFKRIQFTPDLLPADLLGTQIFDPKTGGFSTRKGPIFANLILADEINRAPAKVQSALLEAMQEHQVTLGAESHPLPEPFLVLATQNPIEQEGTYPLPEAQVDRFMLKVKVDYPSRSEEKEILARMGGLETPAVKPVIELERIFAARKLVSEIFMDEKVKDYIIALVFATREPERGLKDLIAYGASPRATLYLARAARAHAFLRGRGYVTPEDVKKVGLDVLRHRVIVSYEAEAENLDSDAVIRRLFDSVEVP; encoded by the coding sequence ATGGAGAAGAACTACGACGTGGAGGTGCTGACCGAGCGGGTGGAGCGCGAGAGCCGCTTCGTCCGCGCGATCAGCGAGGAGCTGGGCACGGTGATCGTCGGCCAGCACTACCTGGTGGACCGTCTGCTCATCGGCCTGCTCTGCGGCGGCCACGTGCTCCTGGAGGGCCTGCCCGGCCTGGCGAAGACGCTCGCGGTCAGCAGCCTCGCCGGCACCATCCGCGCCCAGTTCAAGCGCATCCAGTTCACGCCGGACCTGCTGCCCGCCGATCTGCTCGGCACGCAGATCTTCGACCCCAAGACGGGCGGCTTCTCCACGCGCAAGGGCCCGATCTTCGCGAACCTCATCCTCGCCGACGAGATCAACCGCGCCCCCGCCAAGGTGCAGAGCGCGCTGCTCGAGGCGATGCAGGAGCACCAGGTCACGCTCGGCGCCGAGAGCCACCCCCTGCCCGAGCCCTTCCTCGTCCTCGCCACGCAGAACCCGATCGAGCAGGAGGGCACTTACCCGCTGCCCGAGGCCCAGGTCGACCGCTTCATGCTCAAGGTCAAGGTGGACTACCCCAGCCGCAGCGAGGAGAAGGAGATCCTCGCCCGCATGGGCGGCCTCGAGACGCCGGCGGTCAAGCCCGTCATCGAGCTCGAGCGCATCTTCGCGGCGCGCAAGCTGGTCAGCGAGATCTTCATGGACGAGAAGGTGAAGGACTACATCATTGCCCTCGTCTTCGCGACGCGCGAGCCCGAGCGCGGCCTCAAGGACCTCATCGCCTACGGCGCCAGCCCGCGCGCCACGCTCTACCTGGCCCGGGCGGCGCGCGCCCACGCCTTCCTGCGCGGGCGCGGCTACGTCACGCCCGAGGACGTCAAGAAGGTGGGCCTGGACGTGCTGCGGCACCGCGTCATCGTCAGCTACGAGGCCGAGGCCGAGAACCTGGACAGCGACGCCGTCATCCGCCGCCTCTTCGACAGCGTCGAGGTGCCCTAG